CCATGCCAGCCCCGGGGGGCCCCACATCCTCCAGCCAAGGCGTTGGCCAGGCACCCGTGTGGCTCCCGGGCCGTGTGTGTCGCAGGGGCCCTTGGGCTGCACAGCGTCTCCTGGCCTTGCTTCGGTGCCCGCTGCCTGCCCCCGAGGCTTCACTGGCCTGTCTGCTGCCCGGTGCCAGGGGCACCCCAAACCTGACGTTGGCAAGGCAGTGCCGGCATGCCGCCTCGCAGGGGGGCCGGAGCCCTGaagccccctgcccagcaggcCCTGCAGGGGATCCCCATGAGCACGCTCACCCTCATAGACCAGCTCCTCTGGTGGCAGCTCTGAGCCCCGGCCTCTGGCTGCTTTGTGGGCAGCCTTTTCAGGGCGTCTGAATTagtgaggggcgggggagggggcgaccACAGCCTGGCCCCATGCCAGAGTTACTGCAAGATGCAGAATTGTTCACCAtttcctcaccccaccccctggCTCAGCAATCCCCGTTTTAcacgggggaaactgaggcacggagctggCGACACAGCCTGCCCAGGCTCCCACGGCCAGTGAGTGGCAGCGTCTGGcatagaactcaggagtcctggcccagccttgtCCCCACTTTGGCTCATtagcccccatcctgcaccccaagctggAACAAGAACTGgctctcagcctgccccccacccaggctCTGACCACGCTAGGGAGGCAAGACTGCAGGGCTGGCTGCGTGAGGGGGACGCTGACCAGGGGATGGGGTACCTGGGTGCTCATGAAAGGAAGCTGCAACCCTGGGGCTCCCCGCCAGGAGGAAGTGGGCACAGAACCTGTCGGCCAGtggggaggcagcacagggccgGGCGCCAGGGTGAGACCAGTGTCAGGCACCGAGGGCAaaggtgttgggggggggttcCCTGTGTGATGGTTGGCCTCCCCCAGGCATGGGGCTGGGACACAGGTCTGGCCTTGGATCTTGGTTCCAGCtgagctggctgtgggcactaCGGGGGTGGCAAGGCCTCAGACTGGGGCATTCGggccctgccctgcaggagcGTTCTAGGCTGcactctggggtaacccccagcCACAGTCGCATGGTGGGCGGGTTGGACCAGCAACCGGGCCaatgctcagggcagggaattgcCAGCCCCTGCACGTGCCAGGGACCGGGCTTGGCGATTGTCCCTGCTTGCTGGGAGGCTGGGCGCccctggcctgccaagccagtgatcccagctgggctgtggaggcagggctggggagtctGTGTGTTCTGGCTGCCCAGCCCActcccctgcagctgccagcctgcccactAGCCCAGGAATCACTGGGGTCCTCTGGCCACAGCCGCCATGTGGGGGCATGGCCCGGGGCCCCATGGGGTGGCTGCAAAGGACCAGCTGCTCCTGAGGGCAGGGCcccatgggagggggagcagcctgtgggACGGGGGCTCAGGCTTTACCGTGGCTCCCCGGCCCTGTGATCTGACCGCGCGGCTCCGGGCACGGTGCCCACATGGGCAGGCCGCGGTTTGGGCCCAATGCTCCAGGCCGTCTATCCCCCCCATCCGCACCCCCCGCGAGTCCTgccaggccccagctgctcctgcctgggAGGAAAACGAAACCAGCCGAAACTCCAGGGCGGAACTGCAGGGCTGGGCGCGAGTCCAGGACGGGTCATGGGTTGGGGGCTCAGGACGCAGCCGGGTGCAGCTCTCCCATGGGGCAGGGGCTTTCCAGCGCCAGCAGGACGCCGGCCCTGGGACCCAGCGCATCCTGTCGCCCCGCCCGCAGCCTGTCTTCAGAAGCTGGGCCTGCAAGGTTAGTGCAGggatgcggagggggggggggggtagcctggccgggaagggggtgcagggcccgggggatTCTGGGTAGtgggcatggggcagggcagaggttcTGGGAAATATGGGGGGGGACTTGTCTGGGGATTGGGACTTTGGGGGGCTACTCAGGGGTTCTGGGTGCGGGAGACGGGGCACTGGAGGTGACTCTGTGCCCCTCATGCCCGTCGCAGGGCAGCCCCCGTTCCCCTCTTGCTCACCAGCTTCCCCCATGGgcccccatcccctgcctgcctgccgggGCCCTTGGGCACAGCCCTACACAGTATGGGGGGCagtctgtccccccctcccccaccatgggcctgtgccctgggggtgccccctggccgtccccccacccccagccaccggggggaggggctcgcAGGCGGCGGGCACAGAGGCTGTGGGGCACCCCccggcggagggggagggggctgcccggCGGGGCTgcgctgtgcctttaagaggctccAGGCGGAGCTGTTGGGAGAGTCCCGAGTCCGGACAATGCGAGAGCCCGGGGCAGCCTGCGCCGAGCGGGGTTCGGGACGCGGCCCCgccaccagcccctgcctgcaggtaCCGCCcgcgctggggggctgggggaggggaggctgggccccccccgggccccccctggGCCAGACCCCGAGTCCGTCCCCACATGCAGCCCTGGCGGGTGGGGGGCGAgtcctgccccaggctgggggggggggggggggctgccgctGTCCCAGGCTGGCACCACTCGGGACACGTGTGAATCCCCCCCGTGACCCCcaaagcccagctggggggcagctcTCCCCGGGCTCCCCGGGGCTGCAAGGATgcgcacgggggggaggggggctccagcctcgctgcccccggCGTTAGGCACAGCTGGGCCGGGCCGGCCATGGGGTCCCGCTGGCCcccctgccaggccctggggggcGCCGGGGCCAGGCCTGAGCTGGCAGGAACGGGGCTCCCCAGGCCGGGGGTCTGCTCCGCCTCCAGCCCCTTGGCTCTCAGTGTGGGGGAGCCCCCCGGCACCAGCCCTGCGAGGCCaagcagagcagcccctgtgtCCTTGGCCAGGCCGGTGCCCAGGTGCCCGGGCGGGTGGCGAGTGGCGGGGGAGGTGGAACTTGGCTGAAGTTGGGGCGGGGGTGGCATCgcaggagggagcagagcccTGACCCACAGGTGGGGCGGGGGTTGGCCCCGAGAGTCCTTCCTGCCCATCCCTGCCGCTGTAGAGGCCCCGGCAGCTCCTCACCCTGTGCCCAGTGTCATCCAGCGCGGCCCGGGAGTCAGCAGCACACAGAGGTGTGCCCAGCTCGGCCTCCCTGTCCTGCACCCTCGTGGCCAGGGCACCGGCTCCACGGCCAGCTGGGGGCATCTCGGGCTGGTGCCACCAGATCTTGGCTCCAGTGGGCAGAGAGGAGCGGAAGGCGGGAGGGTGGGCAGtgggcagctgggagcagctctAAGGTGTGGCTGGCTCAGCCTCCGTCCTGCCCCCTTGCATCCAGGGCACCGGCTCCGCGTCCAGCTGGGGGCATCTCGGGCTGGTGCCGCCGAATCCAGTGGGCAGTgaggagcagtgtgtgggggggggaggcagtgggcggCCGGCCCCAGCTCTAACGGGTGCTGTTCCCACAGCGCGGCCCCCACCCTGGCCCTAGCCATGGGCGAGTGGAGTTTCCTGAGCTCCCTGCTGGATGCGGTGCAGGAGCACTCGCCCATGGTGGGCCGGTTCTGGCTGGTGGTGATGCTGATCTTCCGCATCCTCATCCTGGCCACGGTGGGCAGCGACGTGTTCGAAGACGAGCAGGAGGAGTTCGCCTGTAACACGCTGCAGCCGGGCTGCAAGCAGGTCTGCTACGACAAGGCCTTCCCCATCTCCCACTACCGCTTCTGGGTCTTCCACATCGTGGTGCTCTCCGCCCCGGCCCTGCTCTTCGTCATCTACGCCATGCACCAGGGCGCCAAGCTGGAGGGGGCCGAGGGCGGCGGCCCCGGCCCCGTGCCCCCGCCccggctgcagcccagccagcgCAGCCACCACGTCCGCAGCTTCTACCTGGCCAACGTGGCCATGCGCATCCTGGCCGAGACTGGCTTCCTGGTGGGCCAGTGGCTGCTCTACGGCTTCCGGGTGGAGCCGCACTTCGTCTGCgtgcgcccgccctgcccccaccaggtgGATTGCTTCGTGTCCCGGCCCACCGAGAAAACCATCTTCATCTACTTCTACTTCACGGTGGGCGTGGTCTCCATGCTGCTCAGCCTGGTGGAGCTGGCCCACCTGCTGGCCAAGGCCCGGTGCCAGAGCCGGGCCGCTGCCGAGCCCCCGGCTGTCCCCGCCGCATCCTACGAGCAGCAGGAGAACTGGTCCAACCAGGCCCACGAGCAGTGCCAGCacttcctgccccccccgggagagaggggCACCAAGGGGGCAGCCTGCGGCGTCCCCAACCACTACGGCCCCTCGGCCCCGttccagccccgagccccctccGAGAGCAGCAAGGCCGCCCGCACCGCAGCCAGGACCGATTTGATGGTCTAGGCGGGGGCTGCGGCCCAGCTCCACTGATGCCCGTCGCCAGGCCCTCCGCTCAGCAGGGCTGCGGTGACACCAGCGGCCTGAATGGGCTGTTCTCAGCCCTCGGGGacggggctgctgcagcttcacgTGCCCCCAGCAACCGGCCGGCTGTGCCCCACGGGCCTGGGGTCCGTGTCTGCCCTGTACAGCCTTGCGGCAAGCTGCTGCGCTGCAGGGGACTGACCTGGGTCTCGTCGCGGCTGCTACAGGGAGTGACAGTGTTGCCCAGGGGTTAGCAGTGGCTGGCACGTGGGAGAGCTGGGGGCTCATGCCGGCTGGTGGAGGCTTCCAAATGGAGGCCCAACAGACCCcgcccctctgcctgctgctcagccaggggaCAAGACGGATAGCGAAGCCGggaagtggggatggggggctctGGGACCGGGTGAAACGGCCTCGCCGCCCACCCACTTTTGATACTTTTTTGAGCATAAGgaaactttttaattaaaaaaaagaggcaAACTGGTTCTTTGTGAGCAAGGTCGGTACCGTCACCAGCAGagcggtgggggcagggctggggggggctgcaggtcaggcgTGAGGGGCATCAGCAAaacgcggggggtggggggagcccagggctgggatagcagagGCTcgggcactggctgagctgggggaggcagggttgCAGGTCGGGTGTGAGGGGCACTGGTAGGGCATGTGCTGGGGTTCCCATTAATCACTCGGTGCTTTGATCTGCTGCCTGGGGCAGCGCAGTGGGGCAGGGCACATGTGGCTGTTGTGCTGccatgcagggggcagggggcaggagccaggggctggctgggggccatGTTCCCCTGTCGCCTGTTTCCTGTTGTGGGAGGGTAGGGCCGCGCCCAGAGGTTAGTGGAAAAGAAACACACCAAGCCCACCCCCTAGATCCTGcatcagagccccctcccccattaacCCTCTCATGGCCAGCCCAGTGCCCAAGCAGAACTCTGGGGTTCTGTCCAGGgcgcagcgtggggggggggggggcaccatgctatacctcagtttccccagctgtaaagcTGCAGGTGCATTCATatgtctgggagagggggagggggggaaaccagGCTGCCCAGAAGCAGGAGGGGACAACCagattgctgggggggggaggggtgaattgCAGCATCACCACCCCCTAGTGCCCAGCGCCTAGAACAGCAGGCCCAGGAGAACCCAGCACCCGGAGCAGGTTCTGCCCGGCTGGTCTCTGCCGGTGCTGGATCTCCCTGTGCACACACCTGGCCCTCCCCCGTGTGGGACGGTCGCCAGTCACTTTCCCAGCAGGGTCTGGTGAGCGGGCCACAAACACCCACTGACTTGtggatccctcccccccatgtctcAGCTGAGGACCACAGCTACTTCCCTGCTCTCCGGGtgacccccaccccatcccttacAAACCAGGGTCTCAGTCTGTCCTGCTCTGCTTCCAGCCCCGCCCTGGCCgtgcccagccccacctgctactggctcagctgtgcagggagcccagctgggctcggggagggaggtgggggtggagcaccCCAAGTGGGCCCATCGGCCCaggctggcaggaccccagctttGTGAGGGTGGGGGGTAGTGCTATGGAAACACATCCCCCACCCCGTGGGCAGACCCCCCCCAGTGcaaattccccccccctcccaggctcagccTGCCCCACTGTGCTCTGGGACAGTGGCCCTCTCCCCAGGCTGCCACAGAGTTAATGTGCGAGTGCCATgaactgcccccgcccccgcactgccaccatccctccctctccacagccccaaccccacccctacttctcccacccccactgctgccagagccccctctccacagccccctgcccgcccctacctcccccactgctgccagtgcccctccctctccacagccccctgcccgcccctacctcccccactgctgccagtgcccctccctctgcccacacctacatcccccactcccactgctgccagtgcccctccccaccccccactgctgccagtgcccctccctctccacaggccccccccactgctgccagagctcctcccacccccctgcatGGCAGTCACAGGGCACGtggtgtggggggcgggagggagaatCACCAGGGACAGGCCTCCTCTGGCCACCAGCATCTAACAGACTAAGCCCTGTGCCCAGGCCAGcggaggtgggaagggggcagcagcaggtagAACTCCTGCCCTTCGTCCCCGCAGCCTGGCCTCCCTCACGGGGCAGGGACGGAGATGGCAGCAGCATCTTCTCCCCAGGGGCCCGGCTGGAtcatgtggggcagggctgggggcggccAGGGCACTAGGCACGTCCACACGTGCGGGGGACCCCCTGGGGGGGGCTAACAGGACAGTTTTGCcaatgccaggctcagctctgccccccccccctgcttggCAGGTGTATGAGGAGCagccctccccccaatccctcatGCAGAACCCCCCAGGCCCTGCAACATGTCCATGGGTAGCCTTCATGTGCCCCCagcagatttggggggggggggggcgctggttccCCTCCTCTAAGAAACGTGCTTCAAATCAAACAGGCCTCTACCGCCCCGTGGTGTGTCCTGTCAGGGGGTGTGGATCTCAGaaaacaaaaacctcttgcgtacatggggggaggggggaccatgGGGGGGTAGCCTAGGCTGGAATGGGGGGGGACtctcctttggtttgtttttcttcctctttcagcTTCTCCCCAGAGATTCCAAAGTCAAAatctcaacaacaacaaaaaatttaataataataaattgtgtggagccccacccccacccctcttcaCATCCAGAACCgtgaccctcccccccgccaaccGCAGCACGTCTCTAAAAACCCCTCCCGACTTTTACAAagtttttcaaaggtatttataGATATTTATAGCTATTTATAGATATATAATCTGGCTTTGCAATGACTCGGCCTCAGGTTCCTGGTGGGTGTTTCTGGTTTTACCTGAAAAGCGAATTGGATTTTTGTTCGTTTTGCTGGTGACgacaggcgtgtgtgtgtgtgtggaggggggggggcgggggtgtccTAGGGGGTGCGTGACGGCCACTATCAGCTGATCGATTTTGCTcatgaaaatttttaaaaaacaacaaacgttACCCAAAccgaccctcttcccccccaaccccccggaAACACTTGAAATGCAACTCAACCAAAAGACACTTCATCTTCACATCGGTGCGGGGCGCCCCCAGCCGTGGGCCGGACCCCTGCGACAGCGCGCTGGGGGGGTGAGCGTGGGGGAGAGCTGGGCGCTGGTTTGCTCCAACCTGGGTACAAACAtcaccggctgggaggggaggcgggtCCATAAACCGGCCCCAGCTGATGTCAGCGCGGGCTCAGCGCCCCCCGCGGAGCCTGTGGCCCCCGGCACGGCCCACGGGATCCAGTTCTGACCACAGCAGAGTCCGTCACAAGTCAACGGGGAAGCCACGGCCACAGCGTGTGCTGGTACGGACAGGAACGGGCTAGGGGCCGGGGCGCGGAGGGGGGGGCGGCACGCAGCGGcgtcacctcctccccctcctccgtgGCTCGCCATGCGGCCCTCGGGCCTGGCAGCAAAGACTAGCAGCGGCATCCCGACGCCGGCGCCGGTGGCGGCATCATGGCGAATGGGTGGCCGGGCTGCTTCTGTTGGAGCTTGgcgagaggctggggctgcagctgccagggggcgGCGCCAGGCTGCTCAGGCGGGAGGCACCTGGCTGCCCGCCCAGCGTGTCCATGCCCTCTGAGTTCTCCAGCATCTCCTGGATGAGGGGCGGCATGGAGCCGGGGATCTCCATCTTCAGCGTGATCACCCGCTCGGCACCTGCAGGCAGAGGGGGGACAGCTCAGCAGGGAGACGAGCAGCACGAGCCGGGGCGGGGAGCTCATGCAGGACCCCCGCCTGACCCGCCACAGGAGACGGAACTGGGCCCCTTCCAGGAACCCGGACAGAATCTGGGGTACCAGGTGTCCGCcttgggggtgcagggtgcacTGGGGGAGCTGCTTGGAGTCACCTCTGTGTGCTCAGCCTGCACCCCAGCATCACACATGCCTGGGGGGAGaaacctgcccctccctggccaaACTTCACtgcctgcagggagggaggccacccccagtccctggccccccagcctctcccccctctgccccacccctcacccttGGCGCTGATGCTGCGTAGGTCCGTGATCTTCATCAGCATCTTGGGGAACATGTGGGGCTTGTTCGGCCGCCTCTTCCTCACGTAGATCTTCAACGCCTCCAGCAGCGGCTCCTGCAGCTTGTCCACCTTGTCGGCCTGCTCCAGGTCCTGGCGGTCTGGGGGCGGGAGCGGGTCAGCGCTggggctgagcccctccccagccgccgCAAAGGGCTGAGTgtgtccccctcccttcccagtcaTAAAGCCAGTCTAGCGCCCAGCtccccaccagggggcgctgtcgggcaGGGCTCGAGGCTCGCCTGCCTAGCCACAGCGGAGAGGGGCTAtcagccccctttcccccccaccccgctgtattattggggggggggtcacgtcGGGACACGGCAGAGTTTGCAAATAACTATTACAGGGGTAGGAGACTTTAACCCCTTCAACCCACTCTCCCCCAGCACCTTCGTCCCCCCCCATCGTGTGCCCAGCACGGTGGCCCTTGCCAGTCCCCCACCCCCCGGTTCTCACCCCCGCAGATGAGGCAGATGGCGCTGAGCAGCCCGGTCTCCGCATCGTCCATCTCCAACGGCAGCAGCTGGTTGGCGAAGGCGAAGACCAGGTCGGTGAGCGGCCCGAACCCGGCGTTGTGCATCTGGGTGCGGTTGAGGGTCAAGCCGTCCGAGAAGGTCATGGTGTCCTGCTCCGGCGTGTAGCGCGTGCAGATCCGCAGGATCTAGCGGGCAGAGCCAGTCTGAGTGCAGCCccggccctgacaccccccacctcaaGCTCCCTGGTCCGCCCAAggacactgccccctgctggccaggcacggcccagcccagtgcccaggctcaggggtgcgggggggtcTCACCAGGATGTCGAGGCAGGCGGCTTTGAGCAGGGTGATCTGGTCGGCGATGGTGAGCGTGGTgaagccaggcagctgcttggCGAATTCCACCGTCTTGATGATACACTTGGTGGAGAGTTCGCTGAACTTGTCCCACAGGTCGATGTCCAGCGAGACCCGCTGCTCCGAGCTGTTGTTCTGCAGGGATGCGCCAGCCCCAGTGAGCGGGAGGGAGTCAGCCCCACAGCGGGGCCCACCCCCGGCCTGGCACGAATGGCGCTCTGCCCATGCCTACCGGTAATTAacgagggagggggggcactgtaccgctggggaaactgaggtacaggacAGGGAAGCAAGATGTCCAAGGGACACAGGAGTCCTAgctctcagccccctgctctgaccattacgctacactcccctcccagagctgaggacaaggcagcagcaggctgggaacaGCCCCTGCCAAGAAGGAGCAAGTGGGACCCTCAAGGatgttggggggggcggggaaacaGCGTGCTCACCGCTAGGCCAGCACAGGAGCCAAGAAGCAGCCTGCCCaccctggagctccagcccccttcccctggccctgccAATCCCCAAGCTGTCTCTgtccctcactcccgacccgcagcccagTGGGTGCCATGCCGGTGCCCAGTGCCAGCGCTTCCCAGGGGCCG
This genomic interval from Pelodiscus sinensis isolate JC-2024 chromosome 29, ASM4963464v1, whole genome shotgun sequence contains the following:
- the GJD3 gene encoding gap junction delta-3 protein codes for the protein MGQGLSSASRTPALGPSASCRPARSLSSEAGPASAAPTLALAMGEWSFLSSLLDAVQEHSPMVGRFWLVVMLIFRILILATVGSDVFEDEQEEFACNTLQPGCKQVCYDKAFPISHYRFWVFHIVVLSAPALLFVIYAMHQGAKLEGAEGGGPGPVPPPRLQPSQRSHHVRSFYLANVAMRILAETGFLVGQWLLYGFRVEPHFVCVRPPCPHQVDCFVSRPTEKTIFIYFYFTVGVVSMLLSLVELAHLLAKARCQSRAAAEPPAVPAASYEQQENWSNQAHEQCQHFLPPPGERGTKGAACGVPNHYGPSAPFQPRAPSESSKAARTAARTDLMV
- the RARA gene encoding retinoic acid receptor alpha isoform X2, with the protein product MYESVDVAGLNPSPFLMMDLYSQSRACLLQDKGIGPPAPYGAPLRSQHWTSSSHSIETQSTSSEEIVPSPPSPPPLPRIYKPCFVCQDKSSGYHYGVSACEGCKGFFRRSIQKNMVYTCHRDKNCIINKVTRNRCQYCRLQKCFEVGMSKESVRNDRNKKKKEAPKQECSESYILTPEVEDLIEKVRKAHQETFPALCQLGKYTTNNSSEQRVSLDIDLWDKFSELSTKCIIKTVEFAKQLPGFTTLTIADQITLLKAACLDILILRICTRYTPEQDTMTFSDGLTLNRTQMHNAGFGPLTDLVFAFANQLLPLEMDDAETGLLSAICLICGDRQDLEQADKVDKLQEPLLEALKIYVRKRRPNKPHMFPKMLMKITDLRSISAKGAERVITLKMEIPGSMPPLIQEMLENSEGMDTLGGQPGASRLSSLAPPPGSCSPSLSPSSNRSSPATHSP
- the RARA gene encoding retinoic acid receptor alpha isoform X1, with protein sequence MASNSSSCPTPGGGHLNGYPVPHYAFFFPHMIGGLSPPGALGGMQHQLPVSGYSTPSPATIETQSTSSEEIVPSPPSPPPLPRIYKPCFVCQDKSSGYHYGVSACEGCKGFFRRSIQKNMVYTCHRDKNCIINKVTRNRCQYCRLQKCFEVGMSKESVRNDRNKKKKEAPKQECSESYILTPEVEDLIEKVRKAHQETFPALCQLGKYTTNNSSEQRVSLDIDLWDKFSELSTKCIIKTVEFAKQLPGFTTLTIADQITLLKAACLDILILRICTRYTPEQDTMTFSDGLTLNRTQMHNAGFGPLTDLVFAFANQLLPLEMDDAETGLLSAICLICGDRQDLEQADKVDKLQEPLLEALKIYVRKRRPNKPHMFPKMLMKITDLRSISAKGAERVITLKMEIPGSMPPLIQEMLENSEGMDTLGGQPGASRLSSLAPPPGSCSPSLSPSSNRSSPATHSP
- the RARA gene encoding retinoic acid receptor alpha isoform X3 translates to MVYTCHRDKNCIINKVTRNRCQYCRLQKCFEVGMSKESVRNDRNKKKKEAPKQECSESYILTPEVEDLIEKVRKAHQETFPALCQLGKYTTNNSSEQRVSLDIDLWDKFSELSTKCIIKTVEFAKQLPGFTTLTIADQITLLKAACLDILILRICTRYTPEQDTMTFSDGLTLNRTQMHNAGFGPLTDLVFAFANQLLPLEMDDAETGLLSAICLICGDRQDLEQADKVDKLQEPLLEALKIYVRKRRPNKPHMFPKMLMKITDLRSISAKGAERVITLKMEIPGSMPPLIQEMLENSEGMDTLGGQPGASRLSSLAPPPGSCSPSLSPSSNRSSPATHSP